Genomic DNA from Candidatus Eisenbacteria bacterium:
GGCGGGTTCACCGGACAGCTCGTGTTCGACGAGGAAGACCGGCAGGACGATTACCTCTACAACGTCAGTTACGGGGCCGGATTGAATTTCAAGCTGGGCGCGACTCCGTTCCGGTTCGACTGGGCGGGAACGGCAGTCGGAGAGTTCTTTGACGACAACCAGCAGGTCACGCTCCACGTCGCCTTTTGACGATCGGTCGTAACCACCATTCTGTCGGGGCGGATCCATCGTGATCCGCCCCGCCGTGTCTCCGCTCCCCGCACTCGCTCTCGCCGTGCTCGCTCTCGCAACGAGCCCGTCGGAGGCGGGGCCGCGCGGGCCTCTCGCGGATGCGTTTCCGTCGCTCACCGGGAGCGCCCTCGATCAGGTCTCGGTGGGCGCGCTGGCCGTCTCCCTCGACCGGGGAGACACGCTCCTCGCCTGGCGCGAGCGGGA
This window encodes:
- a CDS encoding D-alanyl-D-alanine carboxypeptidase, translated to MIRPAVSPLPALALAVLALATSPSEAGPRGPLADAFPSLTGSALDQVSVGALAVSLDRGDTLLAWRERDRLVPGSNTKIFTTGAFLKRFGPDARWDTRILARGSASVKDGGRRVRFKGDLALQG